One genomic window of Polyangium aurulentum includes the following:
- a CDS encoding enoyl-CoA hydratase/isomerase family protein, with product MPEVHVEREGAVVTLILDDARRKNAMSPELGDALAARVHALKDDRSVRAVVLTGAGDAFSAGGDLAMLERLRSVSFAEARAFMSGFYQRYLSITELGVPVVAAVRGAAIGAGLCVALACDLLVLDENSRLALNFVQLGLHPGMGATYLVPRRVGAQRAAELLLTGRRFTGREAAAWGMALEALPADGVLARAGELAAQIAAQAPLAVRALKADLGLDRSALASALDREAHEQAVSYASTDLGEGLRAASERRAPAFTGH from the coding sequence ATGCCCGAGGTACATGTCGAACGAGAAGGCGCCGTGGTCACGCTCATCCTGGACGACGCGCGGCGAAAGAACGCGATGAGCCCCGAGCTCGGCGACGCGCTCGCCGCGCGCGTGCACGCGCTGAAGGACGATCGAAGCGTGCGCGCCGTCGTGCTGACGGGCGCGGGGGACGCGTTCTCGGCGGGGGGCGATCTGGCCATGCTCGAGCGCCTGCGCTCGGTCTCCTTCGCCGAGGCGCGCGCCTTCATGAGCGGGTTCTACCAGCGCTACCTGTCGATCACCGAGCTCGGGGTGCCCGTGGTGGCCGCGGTGCGGGGCGCGGCGATCGGCGCGGGGCTGTGCGTGGCGCTCGCGTGTGATCTCCTGGTGCTCGACGAGAACAGCCGGCTCGCGCTCAATTTCGTGCAGCTCGGGCTGCACCCCGGCATGGGCGCGACGTACCTCGTTCCGCGCCGTGTGGGCGCGCAGCGCGCAGCGGAGCTGCTCTTGACGGGGCGGCGCTTCACCGGGCGCGAGGCGGCCGCGTGGGGCATGGCGCTCGAGGCGCTCCCCGCCGACGGCGTGCTCGCGCGCGCGGGAGAACTCGCAGCGCAGATCGCCGCGCAGGCGCCGCTCGCGGTTCGCGCGCTGAAGGCCGATCTCGGCCTCGATCGGAGCGCCCTCGCCTCCGCGCTCGACCGCGAGGCCCACGAGCAGGCCGTGAGCTATGCGAGCACCGACCTCGGCGAGGGCCTGCGCGCAGCGAGCGAGCGGCGCGCGCCCGCGTTCACCGGCCACTGA
- a CDS encoding inositol monophosphatase family protein: MLDLARAMDTARRAAEAAAAASLVHFRRGVRVETKPDRTPVTAADRESEAAILAIVRAAFPDHAFLGEETGVHAGSAESRWIVDPLDGTRGFTRGRSFWGPLVALEHEGEIVAGAMALPALGEVYWAARGLGTWMRAGDDAPVRLSVSGVSAWSEATFSMGEPHCLLAPPWRDRVLDLATTSATTRCYGDLAGCALVLTGRAEAWIEAGVQLWDLGPIPILVEEAGGRFTDCDGRRTVGSGHCVASNGKVHDHVLEVLRGR; encoded by the coding sequence ATGCTCGATCTCGCAAGAGCCATGGACACCGCCCGGCGCGCCGCAGAGGCCGCCGCGGCGGCGAGCCTCGTTCACTTTCGGCGCGGCGTGCGCGTGGAGACGAAGCCCGACAGGACGCCCGTCACGGCGGCGGATCGCGAATCGGAGGCGGCGATCCTCGCGATCGTGCGCGCGGCGTTCCCCGATCACGCCTTCCTTGGCGAGGAGACGGGCGTGCACGCGGGCAGCGCCGAGAGCCGCTGGATCGTCGATCCGCTCGACGGCACGCGCGGCTTCACGCGCGGCCGGAGCTTCTGGGGGCCGCTCGTGGCGCTCGAGCACGAGGGCGAGATCGTGGCGGGCGCGATGGCGCTGCCTGCGCTCGGCGAGGTGTACTGGGCGGCGCGCGGGCTCGGGACGTGGATGCGCGCGGGAGACGACGCGCCGGTGCGGCTCTCGGTCTCGGGCGTGTCGGCGTGGTCGGAGGCGACGTTCTCGATGGGCGAGCCGCACTGCCTGCTCGCCCCGCCGTGGCGCGACCGGGTGCTCGATCTGGCGACGACGAGCGCGACGACGCGCTGCTACGGCGATCTCGCGGGTTGCGCGCTCGTGCTCACGGGGCGCGCGGAGGCGTGGATCGAGGCGGGCGTGCAGCTCTGGGATCTCGGGCCCATCCCGATCCTCGTCGAGGAGGCCGGCGGCCGCTTCACCGATTGCGATGGCCGAAGGACGGTGGGCTCCGGTCATTGCGTGGCGTCGAATGGCAAGGTGCACGATCACGTGCTCGAGGTGCTCCGCGGGCGGTGA
- a CDS encoding NAD(P)(+) transhydrogenase (Re/Si-specific) subunit beta, with product MQLSLVNVAYLVASLLFVLSLRGLSTQQTARRGNLLGAVGMLLAVVVTLGALLAPPEVTNAAHATQALAPGSLALLGAAIGVGSVVGAVLAARVAMTSMPELVAILHSFVGAAAALVGIASEVDGVGAGAAPDVAHHVEIHAGVFIGAVTFTGSVIAFLKLRGTIGSKPLVLPARHVLNAGMTVACIALAVLAFREGGAARVQYLLISAGVASALGAHLVMAIGGGDMPVVVSLLNSYSGWAASAAGFMLGNDLLIVTGALVGSSGAILSFIMCKAMNRSIWNVVFAGFGEGGGAQPAADKNAGPARKVNETNVDGAAELLLAAKSVIVVPGYGMAVAQAQHAVKEITSLLGARGTKVRYAIHPVAGRLPGHMNVLLAEANVSYEIVKEMEEINEEFGETDVVVVIGANDIVNPSALDDASSPIYGMPVLEVWKSSKVIMLKRGMAAGYAGVDNPLCYLDNTLMLFGDAKSSVQKLLASLGSRAEQQAA from the coding sequence ATGCAGCTAAGCCTTGTGAACGTCGCATATCTCGTCGCGAGCCTGCTGTTCGTGCTCTCGCTGCGCGGGCTCAGCACGCAGCAGACCGCGCGCCGTGGCAACCTGCTCGGCGCGGTGGGCATGCTGCTCGCCGTGGTGGTCACCCTGGGCGCCTTGCTCGCGCCCCCCGAGGTGACGAACGCAGCGCACGCAACGCAAGCGCTCGCGCCTGGGAGCCTCGCGCTCCTCGGCGCGGCGATCGGCGTGGGCAGCGTGGTCGGCGCCGTGCTCGCCGCGCGCGTGGCCATGACCTCGATGCCCGAGCTGGTGGCCATCCTGCACAGCTTCGTCGGCGCCGCCGCGGCCCTCGTCGGGATCGCGAGCGAGGTCGACGGCGTCGGCGCGGGCGCGGCGCCCGACGTCGCGCACCACGTGGAGATCCACGCCGGCGTCTTCATCGGCGCGGTGACCTTCACGGGCTCGGTGATCGCGTTCCTCAAGCTGCGCGGGACCATCGGGAGCAAGCCCCTCGTCCTGCCGGCGCGGCACGTGCTGAACGCGGGCATGACCGTAGCGTGTATCGCGCTCGCGGTGCTCGCGTTCCGCGAAGGCGGCGCGGCGCGCGTGCAGTACCTCCTGATCTCGGCCGGGGTCGCGAGCGCGCTCGGCGCGCACCTCGTGATGGCGATCGGCGGCGGTGACATGCCCGTCGTGGTGTCGCTCCTGAACAGCTACTCGGGCTGGGCCGCGTCGGCGGCCGGGTTCATGCTGGGCAACGATCTGCTCATCGTGACGGGCGCGCTCGTGGGCAGCTCGGGCGCGATCCTGAGCTTCATCATGTGCAAGGCGATGAACCGCTCCATCTGGAACGTGGTCTTCGCGGGCTTCGGCGAGGGCGGCGGCGCGCAGCCGGCGGCGGACAAGAACGCGGGGCCGGCGCGCAAGGTGAACGAGACGAACGTCGACGGCGCGGCAGAGCTTCTGCTCGCGGCCAAGAGCGTCATCGTGGTGCCTGGCTACGGCATGGCCGTCGCGCAGGCGCAGCACGCGGTCAAGGAGATCACCTCGCTGCTCGGGGCTCGCGGGACGAAGGTGCGCTACGCGATCCACCCCGTGGCGGGCCGCCTGCCCGGGCACATGAACGTGCTGCTCGCCGAGGCGAACGTCTCCTACGAGATCGTCAAGGAGATGGAGGAGATCAACGAGGAGTTCGGCGAGACCGACGTCGTCGTCGTCATCGGCGCCAACGACATCGTGAACCCGAGCGCGCTCGACGACGCCTCGAGCCCCATCTACGGCATGCCCGTGCTCGAGGTGTGGAAGTCGAGCAAGGTGATCATGCTCAAGCGCGGCATGGCCGCCGGCTACGCGGGCGTGGACAACCCGCTCTGCTACCTCGACAACACGCTGATGCTCTTCGGCGACGCGAAATCGAGCGTGCAGAAGCTCCTCGCCTCGCTCGGATCGCGCGCCGAGCAGCAGGCGGCGTAG
- a CDS encoding Re/Si-specific NAD(P)(+) transhydrogenase subunit alpha has translation MAERTEAPAAPARDAGSGPVIIGIPKEIDPLEKRVAATPASITRLLKMGCEVVVQSGAGADAGYEDAAYAEAGARVVPTVDDVYREAQVVTKVRPPMARPDDAGHEADLLRNGQSLISFLWPAQNKELVEKLAERKATVLAMDAVPRITRAQKLDALSATANISGYRAVVEAAARYGRFLGGQVTAAGRVKPAQVFVIGAGVAGLAAIGAARALGAIVRAFDTRPVVREQVESMGAEFVPFEFQGETGDGQGGYAKEVSAAYLAAEQQLIAEKCRMSDIVITTALIPGKKAPELITSGAVVGMRRGSVIIDLAAEQGGNCAHTERDKVVERYGVTIVGYTDMPSRMALQASELYAMTLVNLLEEILGKDKRWKLDLEDEIQRGMLVLKEGELMWPPPRPEIRGGAPFPAKKPPGHGQPKPEPPPNPWPARIAAVIGLMILLPIGLFGKPELVQHLTVFLLACVVGWHVVWNVTPALHTPLMSVTNAISGIILIGGMLLTASGNAGQVAPIAAILGAVAVLLATINAAGGFLVTQRMLRMFRK, from the coding sequence ATGGCCGAAAGAACGGAAGCTCCTGCCGCGCCGGCCCGGGACGCGGGCAGCGGGCCAGTGATCATTGGTATTCCGAAGGAGATCGATCCTCTGGAAAAACGCGTCGCCGCGACGCCGGCTTCGATCACGCGCCTTCTCAAGATGGGCTGCGAGGTCGTCGTCCAGAGCGGCGCAGGCGCGGACGCCGGCTACGAGGACGCTGCGTACGCCGAGGCAGGCGCGCGCGTGGTCCCCACGGTGGACGACGTCTATCGCGAGGCCCAGGTCGTCACGAAGGTCAGGCCGCCGATGGCCCGCCCGGACGACGCTGGCCACGAGGCCGATCTGCTCCGGAACGGACAGAGCCTGATCTCGTTCCTCTGGCCCGCGCAGAACAAGGAGCTCGTCGAAAAGCTCGCGGAGCGCAAAGCGACGGTGCTCGCGATGGACGCCGTCCCGCGCATCACGCGCGCGCAGAAGCTCGACGCGCTCTCCGCCACGGCGAACATCTCGGGCTACCGCGCGGTCGTCGAGGCGGCGGCGCGTTATGGCCGGTTCCTCGGCGGGCAGGTGACCGCCGCCGGGCGCGTGAAGCCGGCGCAGGTGTTCGTGATCGGCGCGGGCGTCGCAGGGCTCGCGGCCATCGGCGCCGCGCGCGCGCTCGGAGCGATCGTGCGGGCCTTCGACACGCGGCCCGTCGTGCGCGAGCAGGTCGAATCGATGGGCGCGGAGTTCGTCCCCTTCGAGTTCCAGGGCGAGACCGGCGACGGCCAGGGCGGATACGCCAAAGAGGTGAGCGCCGCTTACCTCGCGGCCGAGCAGCAGCTCATCGCGGAGAAGTGCCGCATGAGCGACATCGTGATCACGACCGCGCTCATCCCGGGAAAGAAGGCGCCGGAGCTCATCACGTCGGGGGCCGTGGTCGGCATGCGCCGCGGCTCGGTGATCATCGATCTCGCGGCCGAGCAGGGCGGCAACTGCGCGCACACGGAGCGCGACAAGGTGGTCGAGCGCTACGGCGTCACCATCGTCGGCTACACGGACATGCCGAGCCGCATGGCCCTGCAGGCGAGCGAGCTGTACGCGATGACGCTCGTGAACCTGCTCGAGGAGATCCTCGGCAAGGACAAGCGCTGGAAGCTCGATCTCGAGGACGAGATCCAGCGCGGCATGCTGGTGCTGAAGGAGGGCGAGCTGATGTGGCCGCCGCCGCGCCCCGAGATCCGAGGCGGCGCGCCCTTCCCGGCGAAGAAGCCGCCGGGCCACGGCCAGCCCAAGCCCGAGCCGCCGCCGAACCCGTGGCCGGCGCGGATCGCGGCCGTGATCGGCCTCATGATCCTCCTGCCGATCGGGCTGTTCGGAAAGCCCGAGCTGGTGCAGCACCTGACGGTGTTTCTCCTGGCGTGCGTGGTCGGCTGGCACGTCGTCTGGAACGTGACGCCGGCGCTGCACACGCCGCTGATGAGCGTCACCAACGCGATCAGCGGCATCATCCTGATCGGCGGCATGCTGCTCACGGCGAGCGGCAACGCCGGCCAGGTCGCGCCCATCGCCGCGATCCTGGGCGCCGTGGCGGTCTTGCTCGCGACGATCAACGCCGCGGGTGGGTTTCTCGTGACGCAGCGGATGCTGCGGATGTTCCGCAAGTGA
- a CDS encoding spermidine synthase, whose product MATIVRVFEEAGGRLLLRDCGTHYELLLGQTPLLSSKALATERAFGELVRDLGLGEGPRVLVGGLGFGATLSAVLGCTGPEARVTVVEKLAAVVELLRTDLAHLAPGVLEDPRVALERDDVADVITRARDLDAILLDVDNGPGWASFRENARLYAPDGLSRAFEALSPGGAYAVWSGYPADAFLGALRRAGFTASVIPFREKGTIRARAYVGRKP is encoded by the coding sequence GTGGCGACGATCGTGCGGGTCTTCGAGGAAGCGGGCGGACGGCTTTTGCTGCGAGATTGCGGCACGCACTACGAGCTTCTGCTCGGCCAAACGCCGCTGCTGTCCAGCAAGGCGCTCGCGACCGAGCGTGCGTTTGGCGAGCTGGTGCGCGATCTCGGGCTGGGCGAGGGGCCGCGCGTGCTCGTCGGCGGGCTCGGGTTCGGCGCCACGCTCTCGGCCGTGCTCGGGTGCACGGGGCCCGAGGCGCGCGTCACCGTCGTCGAGAAGCTCGCGGCCGTGGTGGAGCTTCTGCGGACCGACCTCGCGCACCTCGCGCCCGGCGTGCTCGAGGATCCGCGCGTCGCGCTCGAGCGCGACGACGTGGCGGACGTGATCACGAGGGCGCGCGATCTCGACGCGATCCTCCTCGACGTCGACAATGGCCCGGGCTGGGCCTCGTTCCGCGAGAATGCGCGTCTCTATGCGCCCGACGGGCTCTCGCGCGCCTTCGAGGCCCTGAGCCCGGGCGGCGCGTACGCGGTCTGGAGCGGGTATCCGGCCGACGCATTCCTCGGCGCCCTGCGACGCGCGGGCTTCACCGCGTCGGTGATTCCGTTCCGCGAGAAGGGCACGATCCGAGCGCGAGCTTATGTCGGCCGAAAGCCCTGA
- a CDS encoding DUF4230 domain-containing protein produces MTDPLPDPYAGGAPLARAGHGKPGTPKLTLLLVAAAVLGGAVAILGPRLLTPSSGISSRPTPSFITAIREVSRLETAEVHVEKVVDLTDKQSRFFDLVETRDALLLVAVGHATVGVDLSKVREGDVTFTPETGVASLTLPEPEVFSANLDEDQTYVYARSTDLLAKRNEHLEASARREAVRAIEKAAMTSDVMGRAKAQAERQLKALGAQMGAKHVEIHWR; encoded by the coding sequence GTGACCGATCCGCTGCCCGATCCCTACGCCGGCGGGGCCCCTCTCGCGCGCGCCGGCCACGGCAAGCCTGGAACGCCCAAGCTCACCCTTCTCCTCGTCGCGGCCGCAGTGCTCGGCGGCGCCGTGGCCATCCTCGGGCCGCGCCTGCTCACCCCGTCCTCCGGCATCTCGTCACGCCCGACCCCGTCGTTCATCACGGCCATTCGCGAGGTCTCACGGCTCGAGACGGCCGAGGTCCACGTCGAGAAGGTCGTCGACCTGACCGATAAACAGAGCCGCTTCTTCGACCTCGTCGAGACAAGGGACGCGCTCTTGCTCGTCGCGGTCGGCCACGCGACCGTGGGCGTCGATCTGTCGAAGGTGCGCGAGGGCGACGTGACGTTCACGCCCGAGACCGGCGTCGCGAGCCTCACCCTGCCCGAGCCCGAGGTCTTCTCGGCGAACCTCGACGAGGATCAGACCTACGTCTACGCGCGCAGCACGGATCTGCTCGCCAAGCGCAACGAGCACCTCGAGGCGAGCGCCCGGCGAGAAGCCGTACGCGCGATCGAGAAGGCCGCGATGACGAGCGACGTGATGGGCCGCGCGAAGGCCCAGGCCGAGCGACAGCTCAAGGCGCTCGGCGCGCAGATGGGCGCCAAGCACGTCGAGATCCATTGGCGCTGA
- a CDS encoding Uma2 family endonuclease codes for MVCVTVHAQTPSAGSSNDIEEPDISGLVTEDDTPVDNFASEKQQRLLTEPLYSTWSGPPPDQEGRPRRFIAAANVGLFATPKETPLVPDAFLSLDVALALDIWEKKNRTYLFWVMGKPPEVVIEVVSNREGNELGSKVQRYAQMRIAYYVVWDPDELLGTTKLHAFELRGDGYVPMTTVFFPSVGLGLAPWTGTYEDFPNLWLRWCTPDGQVVLTGAERAEAAAKRAEAEARRAEAEIKRAEAAQARAERLAAKLRALGIDPNGDG; via the coding sequence ATGGTGTGCGTGACGGTCCACGCGCAGACGCCCTCCGCAGGCTCGAGCAACGACATCGAGGAGCCCGACATTTCGGGGCTCGTGACGGAGGACGACACCCCCGTGGACAACTTCGCATCGGAAAAGCAGCAGCGTCTGCTCACCGAGCCCCTGTACAGCACGTGGTCGGGGCCGCCGCCGGACCAGGAGGGGCGTCCGCGTCGGTTCATCGCGGCGGCAAACGTGGGCCTTTTCGCGACGCCCAAGGAAACGCCGCTCGTGCCGGACGCTTTCCTGAGCCTCGACGTCGCGCTCGCGCTGGACATCTGGGAGAAGAAGAACCGGACGTACCTGTTCTGGGTGATGGGAAAGCCGCCGGAGGTGGTCATCGAGGTCGTGTCCAACCGGGAGGGCAACGAGCTCGGCAGCAAGGTGCAGCGCTACGCGCAGATGCGCATCGCGTACTACGTCGTCTGGGATCCCGACGAGCTGCTCGGCACGACCAAGCTCCACGCATTCGAGCTGCGCGGGGATGGCTACGTGCCGATGACGACCGTTTTCTTCCCCAGCGTGGGCCTCGGGCTCGCGCCCTGGACGGGCACGTACGAGGATTTTCCGAACCTCTGGCTGCGCTGGTGCACGCCTGATGGCCAGGTCGTGCTGACGGGCGCAGAGCGCGCCGAGGCCGCAGCCAAACGGGCCGAGGCCGAAGCCCGGCGCGCCGAGGCCGAGATCAAACGCGCCGAGGCCGCGCAAGCCCGCGCCGAGCGTCTTGCGGCCAAGCTGCGGGCGCTCGGCATCGATCCCAACGGCGACGGCTAG
- a CDS encoding SDR family NAD(P)-dependent oxidoreductase — MKLGLENKRVLVTGSTVGIGFASALSFAREGAEVWLNGRTQTRIDAAAEIIRAQVPGARVSGVAADLTTVDGIDAITAALPELDVLVNNFGLFEAKPFEEITDDDWLRHFEANVMSGVRLSRHYFPGMLARDWGRIVFVSSESAVQIPPDMIHYGMTKTAQLALARGLAERTAGTGVTVNTVLPGPTLTEGVQHLIDDMARGRGMDQSEVEAEFFRAMRPSSLLRRFARPEEAANLIVYVSSALATATNGAALRVDGGVVRAVL, encoded by the coding sequence GTGAAGCTCGGTCTCGAGAACAAGCGGGTGCTCGTCACGGGCTCGACCGTTGGCATCGGCTTCGCCTCGGCCCTGTCGTTCGCGCGCGAGGGCGCAGAGGTCTGGTTGAACGGACGCACGCAGACCCGCATCGATGCGGCGGCCGAGATCATCCGCGCCCAGGTCCCCGGAGCGAGGGTCTCGGGCGTCGCCGCGGATCTGACCACCGTCGACGGCATCGACGCCATCACGGCCGCGCTGCCCGAGCTCGACGTGCTCGTCAACAACTTCGGCCTCTTCGAGGCCAAGCCCTTCGAGGAGATCACGGACGACGATTGGCTGCGCCATTTCGAGGCCAACGTCATGAGCGGCGTGCGCCTGTCGCGCCATTACTTCCCCGGCATGCTCGCGCGTGACTGGGGGCGCATCGTGTTCGTCTCCAGCGAGTCGGCCGTGCAGATCCCGCCGGACATGATCCATTACGGCATGACCAAGACCGCGCAGCTCGCCCTCGCGCGCGGGCTCGCCGAGCGCACGGCCGGCACGGGCGTCACGGTGAACACGGTCCTGCCCGGGCCCACGCTCACGGAGGGCGTGCAGCACCTCATCGACGATATGGCCCGCGGCCGGGGCATGGACCAGAGCGAGGTCGAGGCCGAGTTCTTTCGCGCCATGCGCCCGAGCTCGCTCCTCCGCCGCTTTGCGCGCCCCGAGGAGGCGGCGAACCTCATCGTCTATGTCTCGAGCGCGCTCGCCACGGCCACGAACGGCGCCGCCCTGCGGGTCGACGGAGGGGTTGTCCGGGCAGTTCTCTGA
- a CDS encoding tetratricopeptide repeat protein — protein MPRRLLAALCLFAFAPAPALAHDGPSAEIAVLDVELKNRPNDVDLLLQRAALHRRLGNLASALADLARAESVAPARREIYLERGLIRQEQGDAAGAEADFSRYLDAGPPSALALEGRAQIREASRRFSLARADYDAALKLRGSADLYLARGRMDEAEGKLDRAAAGYEEGLRALSGAVTLRIALVRVEIARKHAERAVELVDEAMASAPLKADWLLLRADAHAAAGRHGAALRDRESALRELDETLARRPNDLARTTRARALLALGRAVEAKKELEGVVARSSRLEEAQKLLAEARRRAGGK, from the coding sequence ATGCCGCGTCGTCTCCTCGCCGCCCTCTGCCTGTTCGCCTTCGCGCCCGCCCCCGCGCTCGCGCACGACGGTCCGAGCGCCGAGATCGCCGTGCTCGACGTCGAGCTGAAAAACAGGCCGAACGACGTCGACCTGCTCCTGCAACGCGCCGCGCTTCACCGGCGGCTCGGCAACCTCGCGAGCGCCCTCGCCGATCTCGCCCGTGCGGAGAGCGTCGCGCCGGCGCGGCGCGAGATCTACCTCGAGCGCGGCCTCATTCGACAGGAGCAGGGAGACGCGGCGGGGGCCGAGGCCGATTTCTCACGATACCTCGACGCTGGCCCGCCGTCGGCGCTGGCGCTCGAGGGGCGCGCGCAAATCCGCGAGGCGAGCCGTCGGTTTTCGCTCGCCCGCGCCGATTACGATGCCGCGCTCAAGCTCCGCGGGAGCGCCGATCTGTACCTCGCGCGCGGCCGCATGGACGAGGCCGAGGGGAAGCTCGACCGCGCCGCCGCCGGCTATGAAGAGGGCCTGCGCGCGCTCTCGGGCGCCGTCACGCTGCGCATTGCGCTCGTCCGTGTCGAGATTGCCCGAAAGCATGCCGAGCGCGCGGTCGAGCTGGTCGACGAGGCCATGGCCTCGGCGCCCCTCAAGGCCGACTGGCTCCTGCTCCGCGCCGACGCCCACGCCGCCGCGGGACGCCACGGGGCCGCACTGCGCGATCGCGAGAGCGCATTGCGCGAGCTCGACGAGACGCTCGCGCGAAGGCCCAACGATCTCGCGCGCACGACCCGCGCGCGGGCCCTGTTGGCGCTCGGTCGCGCCGTGGAGGCCAAAAAGGAGCTCGAGGGCGTGGTCGCGCGCTCGAGCCGCCTCGAAGAGGCGCAGAAGCTGCTCGCGGAGGCGCGCCGCCGCGCCGGAGGAAAGTGA
- a CDS encoding metallophosphoesterase, with amino-acid sequence MRRLSSVLLAAPAAALLAIAAPASAEQLVRKPYIQTLTPTSAILVWTTDSGANSVVHYGTSPQSLTQVAELASSVTQHEVKLSNLQPGTRYYYDVGSAGGGVLAGGDASHYFETAPPPGTKKKIRAWVVGDSGTGSSRQAAVRDAMLAYAGAYRPHLFLHMGDIAYTSGTTQEFTDKFFGMYPAILENTVVWPTLGNHEGQSSDSQTQTGTYYTAYVLPKAGEAGGMPSGTEAYYSFDYGNVHFVVLDSHDTSSKPGSPELVWLQSDLAATNQDWIIAYWHHPPYTKGSHNSDTEAQLVTMRENVLPILEAAGVDLVLGGHSHIYERSFLVDGAYNTPTTASGHIKDSGDGKPLGNGPYKKMAGNNSHDGAVYVVAGHGGTGVSGNGGHPLMYFTEVDNGSCILDIQGNRLGLVNIRWDGAITDRFAMVKGTGLVLAAPDGGEKLTKDQSFDIKWATVGTIPDVKLEYSADDGQSWKTIIASTPNTGTYTWTVPAVDTATAIVRVSSAANAAVQDESNAGFAIAASGPVKVIPFGDVWKYDGAGVDHGITWLEPSFDDSAWASGPAQLGYGDGDEATAMNDSPVHPSYYFRKVIALDGPVIGANLEVLHDDGVAVWINGTQVFSKYMDDGLGHNAFASQGSQDNELDAAAISLAPNPFVEGKNVVAVMVKQSGAASSDLSFDLELEVTVKSTASGGGGAGGTGGAGGAGHGGAPGASGPGAAGSCGCRMAGGAGSPLALLGLGVLALVSRRRSRIR; translated from the coding sequence ATGAGAAGACTCTCCAGCGTGCTCCTCGCGGCCCCTGCCGCCGCCCTCCTCGCGATTGCGGCTCCCGCGTCGGCCGAGCAGCTCGTTCGCAAGCCGTACATCCAGACGCTCACGCCCACCTCGGCCATTCTGGTGTGGACCACCGACAGCGGCGCGAACAGCGTGGTCCACTATGGGACGAGCCCGCAGAGCCTCACCCAGGTCGCCGAGCTCGCCTCGAGCGTGACCCAGCACGAGGTGAAGCTCTCGAATCTCCAGCCGGGGACGCGCTATTACTACGACGTCGGCTCCGCGGGCGGCGGCGTGCTCGCGGGCGGCGACGCGAGCCACTACTTCGAGACGGCCCCGCCGCCCGGCACCAAGAAGAAGATTCGCGCCTGGGTCGTCGGCGACTCCGGCACCGGAAGCTCCCGCCAGGCCGCGGTGCGCGACGCGATGCTCGCCTACGCCGGCGCTTACCGCCCGCACCTCTTCCTTCACATGGGCGATATCGCCTATACCAGCGGGACAACCCAGGAGTTCACCGACAAGTTCTTCGGGATGTACCCCGCCATCCTCGAGAATACGGTTGTCTGGCCAACCCTGGGGAATCACGAGGGGCAGAGCTCGGACTCGCAGACGCAGACGGGCACCTACTACACGGCCTACGTGCTGCCCAAGGCGGGCGAGGCCGGCGGCATGCCGTCGGGCACCGAGGCGTACTATTCGTTCGACTACGGCAACGTGCACTTCGTCGTCCTCGACTCGCACGACACGTCGAGCAAGCCGGGGAGCCCCGAGCTGGTCTGGCTGCAATCCGATCTGGCGGCCACCAACCAGGACTGGATCATCGCCTACTGGCATCACCCGCCGTACACGAAGGGCAGTCACAACTCGGACACCGAGGCGCAGCTCGTCACCATGCGCGAGAACGTCCTGCCGATCCTCGAGGCGGCCGGCGTCGATCTCGTCCTCGGCGGCCATTCCCACATCTACGAGCGCTCGTTCCTCGTCGACGGCGCCTACAATACGCCCACCACCGCGAGCGGGCACATCAAGGATTCAGGCGACGGCAAGCCGCTCGGCAATGGGCCCTACAAGAAGATGGCGGGCAACAACAGCCACGACGGCGCGGTGTACGTGGTCGCGGGCCACGGCGGGACGGGCGTCTCGGGCAATGGCGGCCACCCGCTCATGTACTTCACCGAGGTCGATAATGGCTCGTGCATCCTCGACATCCAGGGCAACCGCCTCGGGCTCGTGAACATCCGCTGGGACGGCGCGATCACCGACCGATTTGCGATGGTGAAGGGCACGGGCCTCGTGCTCGCGGCGCCCGACGGCGGCGAGAAGCTCACCAAGGATCAGTCGTTCGACATCAAGTGGGCCACGGTGGGCACCATCCCCGACGTCAAGCTCGAATATTCCGCCGACGATGGCCAGAGCTGGAAGACCATCATCGCCTCCACGCCCAATACCGGCACCTACACGTGGACCGTGCCCGCCGTCGATACGGCGACCGCGATCGTCCGCGTCTCGAGCGCCGCCAATGCCGCGGTGCAGGACGAGAGCAACGCGGGCTTCGCGATCGCGGCGAGCGGGCCCGTGAAGGTCATCCCGTTCGGGGACGTGTGGAAATACGACGGCGCGGGCGTCGATCACGGCATCACCTGGCTCGAGCCGAGCTTCGACGACAGCGCCTGGGCGTCGGGTCCCGCGCAGCTCGGCTACGGCGACGGGGACGAGGCGACGGCGATGAACGATTCCCCCGTCCATCCATCGTATTACTTCCGCAAGGTGATCGCGCTCGACGGCCCGGTCATCGGCGCGAACCTCGAGGTCCTGCACGACGACGGCGTGGCCGTGTGGATCAACGGCACGCAGGTGTTCTCCAAGTACATGGACGACGGGCTCGGCCACAATGCGTTCGCCAGCCAGGGCTCGCAGGACAACGAGCTCGACGCCGCCGCCATCTCCCTCGCGCCGAACCCGTTCGTCGAAGGCAAGAACGTCGTCGCGGTGATGGTCAAGCAATCGGGCGCGGCGTCGAGCGATCTCTCGTTCGATCTCGAGCTCGAGGTCACGGTCAAATCCACGGCCTCGGGGGGCGGCGGCGCCGGTGGAACGGGAGGGGCCGGTGGAGCGGGCCATGGTGGCGCCCCAGGCGCCTCCGGTCCGGGCGCGGCAGGGAGCTGCGGCTGCCGCATGGCGGGCGGAGCTGGCTCGCCGCTCGCGCTCCTCGGGCTCGGCGTGCTGGCGCTCGTGTCACGGCGGCGGTCGCGCATTCGTTGA